In Exiguobacterium acetylicum, the genomic stretch CCCATCGCGTTCCCCTGTCGCGAGCATCCAATCGAGGGCACGTTTGACTTCATGACCAAACGGCGCGCCCTCTTCGATCGTGGATTCGTCGAGTACACTCGGAATCCGTAATAGTTCTTTTAAATCTTCTAATAAGTCCTCGCGACGTGCGAGTACTTCCTCTTTCCAATTCACCATCTGATTTCGCTCCTTCATTACGGGTTTTGGATTCGTTTCCTATACACCTTCCTAGTATAGCGAATATTCGTTCAGATACGAACATCCAAATTCTGTTTTCTTTTTTATTTATTGAAATGACGAACATTAATCTGAAATAAAACCCTAATCATCGACTTTACAAACTATTTGAATATGTTTTTTATGAAAACGTTCGGTTAAATTACTTGCATTTTAATATCAAAACGTTATACTAAAGGCGAAACAACTGGATATTGCATTGTCTTTTGTCACCCGAAGCTTTAGAACACTATTCTATCCATTGGGGGAGTGGTTATACCAATGAAAGATTCTACAGACCGTATGTTGACCCGGATTAAATCGATCTATCTCTACATCCAAGAGAACGGAGCTACTACGACAGCAGAGTTGGTTGAAGAGTTTGGCATCACTTCAAGGACCGTCCAGCGGGATTTGAACGTGCTCGAATACAACAATCTCATTGTGAGCCCTCGACGCGGTACATGGACGTCGAGTAAGAAACAAAAGCAAGCGGGTTGATCCACTGTTTCACTATGTATATCTTTCGATGACGCGATTCTTCGCGTCTTTTTTTGTTATCTTTTTTAAAACGTGGGGTATAGCTATTGGGAGAAGGAGATGATAAGAATGAATATTTTAATCATTGGAGCAAACGGAACAACGGGACGCAAAATGGTCGAATTGATCGCTAAACAAGGAGATCATCAAGCGATCGCTGTCGTACGGGAAGAAAATCAAATCAACGATTTGATTGCACTCGGTGCATCTGAAGTCAGACTTGGGGATTTGACGAAGGATGTCAGTGGCGTCGTCAGTAACGCGGACGTCGTCATCTTTGCAGCGGGTGCAGGTGGCGCATCGGACGAATTGACACGTGCCGTCGATCAGGAAGGTGCGATCAAAGTCATCGATGCAGCAAAAGCCAACGGAATCGATCGTTTTCTGATGCTCAGTTCAGTCGGTACGGAAGAACCGAAAGGCGAACTAAAAGTATATCTCGAATCGAAAGCAGCAGCAGACGCTCACCTAAAAGAAAGCGGAATCGACTATACGATCGTCCGTCCTGGTCCACTCAGCTACGATGACCCAGCAGGTACTGTTGAAACGAAAGAGCATTTTGATTCGTACGAAGATCGTAAGGTGTCTCGTGACGATGTGGCAGCACTGTTCGTTCACTTGATTGATCACCCGACACAGTCTCGTGTATTCGAAGTACTCAGCGGTCCTTATCCGATCGCAGAAGCACTACGTAACCAATAATTGAATTCCACAATAAAAAAGGGGCTGACTCAAAAGTCAGTTTCCACAAGGATAAGGGTGGCAGAATAATGATCTGCCACCCTTATCTCATAACAAAAAGAATGACGCGTTTCACGCCACTCCTACAGGAAAAAGCGCATTTATGCGCTGTCAGAGACAAACAAGACCCGCTTTCCTGCCTGAATAAGGCAGGAAAAACTGGCTTGTGTCTCGCCTGAGGAAAGGGTATGAAAAAACGCGTCATTCTTTTTTGAGTCAACCTCTTTCGTCTTGCTTATTCAGGTTGCCAATCAAACAAGGATAATTCATCCGGTGTCAGTTCCCGGTAGTCTCCGAGTGCAAGTGCCGGATCAAGCTCCAAGCGACCAATCGAACGCCGTTTCAAGAATGTGACCTCTTTACCGAGGGCAAGCATCATCCGTTTGACTTGATGGAACTTCCCTTCCGTGATCGTCAATTCAAGCGTTGAATCTGTTTCTGTCGTCGATAAGATAACGAGTTTTCCTGGCTTTGCCTGATAACCGTCTTCTAAGGTGACGCCTGCCGCAATTGCCTCGACGTCTTCTTGCGTCAATACACCTGTCACTTCCGCGTAATACGTTTTTTCGACGTGTTTCTTCGGAGACATCAAGGCATGATTGAACGCTCCATCGTTTGTCAGTAACAATAAGCCTTCAGTATCCTTATCAAGTCGTCCGACCGGAAACGGTTTGAAATACGTCACGTCTTCAAACAACAGATCAATGACGGTCTCATCTCGTTTATCCTCCGTCGCACTAATAACACCAGGTGGTTTATTCATCATCAAGTAGATGTATTTTTGATATGTGACCGGTTCGCCGTACATCAGAACCTGTTGCGTCTCGACATCGACATGTTGTTTCGGATCACGTACGATCTCACCATCGACTTGAATTGCCCCTGCCTTGAGCAAAAGTTTTACTTCTTTTCGGGAGCCTGCCCCCATGTTGGATAATAGTTTATCTAGACGCATGACCTCGTCCTCGTTTCAATGAAATTTTACGTCCTAATACGACTTCTGCTAATCCACTCCAAATCGAGAGTCCAGCGAAAATCACGATTCCAACTGCCGCACCAATGATCAGGATCAACAGAGATGCCCATGTCGTCTCTGGTAAGAAGGACACCATTCCCCACTTCACGAGTGCAACACCTGCTCCCATCAATGCACTGATGATTAGAATCAATGATGTCCGGCGCAAGACGGTACTGAATGGGAACTTCACCGTTTGTGTGATCCGGAAGAACATCAATCCCGTCGCAACGAGATAACCGATGATCGTCGCATAACCAGCACCCGTTCCATCACCCGTCAAATGAATCAACGGCGCGTTCAAGAGATACTTAGCAAGTAGTCCAGCAAGTGTTGCGATGATCGTGAAGTACTGACGGTTAATCCCTTGAAGGACGGCTGCCGTAACAGAATACAAGGCAAGGAACAACGCACTCGGCGCATAACTTAACAGATAGACCCAGGCCGCTTGATCTTTCGGGAAGAGCACATGGAACGTTTCTTCACTGAGGAGAATCATCCCGACGACTGCCGGAATCGTCACGAAGAAGACGAGTTGATAAATCTGTGAGATTTGAGCCCGTACTTTCCGCATATCCCCTTGTGTAAAGGATGCGGTCAACAGTGGAGTCGCAGATAACGACAATCCTGTTGCGACCGACACCGGAATCAAGACGATCTTATGACTATCCGCAATCAGATAGGCAGTCGCGTTTCCGGCCGCTTCGAGCGTGTAACCGATACTTTGTAATGCGGCGTTCATCGTATTCTGGTCGATGACTTGGTAAAGCGGTGTCGAAAGACCGACCATGACGATTGGAATCGCATACGTCAATAATTCCTTATACAAATCCGTTAACGGGCGATCCGGCGAACGGACGGTTTGAGTAGCACGTAGTTCCTGCAAGCCGCTGGCACGTTTGCGGAAATAATAGATCAGAACCGCGACACTACCGATTGCACCAATGAATGCACTGAACGTTGCAATCGTTGCGGCAAATGCTGCACCTGAATCAAAGATATAGATCGCGATGCTGACTCCTGCAAGCAGGAAGATGATCCGGACGATTTGTTCCAAGATTTGCGAAATCGCTGTTGGTCCCATCGATTGATACCCTTGGAAGTAACCTCGGGTCATACTCATCGGTGGAATTAAGAGTAAAGCGAAACTCACGCCACGAATCGTCATCGTGACGGCATCAACGTAGGCTGCTGAATCAACGTCACCACCCGGAATGGCACGGTGTGCTAAATACGGTGCGAGAAAGAATAAAGCGAGGAAGGAAACAATCCCGGTCAAGGACATGATTTTCAGACCAGACCGATATAATCGTTCACTCGTATCATACTCTCCTAATGCATTGTATTTGGCGACGAATTTCGAGACAGCGACAGGAATCCCCGCTGTCGCGAGTCCGATCATGATCGCATAATAGTTGTAGGCATAGGTATAGAACATGATGCCTGTCGCGCCGACCATGAACTGAAATGGAAAGAGATAAATCAAACCCAGTGCGCGGGAAATCAGTGACGCACCGGACAGGAGCATCGTTCCACGAACGAATCCTGAATTGCCGGAAGAAGTAGACTGCTTATTACTGACTGTGGACATGGTAACATCCCTCACGCTTTCTAATTTTTAAACTCGACACTCTGATCGTGACTGTCTCATTATACAAGTTCTCTCGTACACAATTGCAAATCATTATACCGCTGTCTATCTTGAATTGAAAGAGACGGTTTGTTTACAGTCGCAACTTCTGCTAAAGTGAAACAAGCAGAATTCTATGAATGAGGTGACCTTATGTACGATGTAATCGTAATCGGAGGCGGACCGAGCGGCTTGATGGCAACGCTCGCCTCTTTACAGGCTGGAGCTCGAACACTCCTGCTCGATAAAGGAAATAAATTAGGTCGGAAGCTTGCGATCTCTGGCGGCGGACGTTGTAACGTCACGAACCGAAAACCACTCGACGAACTCGTCCAGTCGATTCCAGGAAACGGACGTTTCCTTTATAGTGCCTTTTCTCAATTCAATAATGAATCAATCATCGAACTCTTCGAAGGGTTTGGTGTCGCCCTCAAAGAAGAGGACAATGGACGGATGTTTCCTGTCTCGGATAAAGCAGCAGATGTCGTCCGTGTATTGATTGATCAAATCCGCGCGCATGGTGCCGAGATTCAAACAGACGCACAGGTCGCTACGCTCGACTTCCATCCAGACGGTTCTTTTGCTGCAGTCATCTTAGAGAACGGCATGCGTCTTGAAGCAAAAAGTTGCATCGTTGCAGTCGGCGGACAATCCGTTCCACATACCGGTTCGACAGGTGACGGCTATCCATGGGCTGAAAAAGCGGGTCATACGATCACGGAGCTCTTCCCAACTGAAGTTCCGATTTTGTTAGGTGATACGTTCATTCATGAAAAAACATTACAAGGGCTGTCGCTACGTGACGTCGCCTTAACGGTCCACGGCAAAAAAGATAAAGCAATCAAAACACACACGGGTGACTTACTCTTTACCCACTTCGGTTTAAGCGGTCCGATTGCTTTACGCTGTAGCCAGTACACGATCAAGGAGCGTAAACGTTCAAAGGAGACGATCGTCCATTTATCAATCGATCTCTTCCCGGACGAATCACTCGGTGCGTTAACAGAACGCTTCCAAGCCGCGCTTGCAGCCAATCCCAAGAAAACGGTACGCAATGCCCTCCGCGGCTTCGTGCCGGAACGTCTGCTTGAACTTCTATTTGCTCAAATCGGCTTTGGCGATGAAGTCTGCACACAAGTCAAGAAACAGGACTGGACGGACTTCTTGCAAAAATTAAAGCGATTCCCACTTAAAGCAACGGGAACGCTCGACTTTGATAAAGCTTTCGTCACGGGTGGTGGCGTCTCAATCAAAGAGATTGATCCAAAGACGATGATGTCGAAAAAAGCGGAGCGGTTATTCTTTGCCGGGGAGATTCTTGATATCCATGGCTATACAGGTGGTTACAACATCACAGCTGCATTCGTGACGGGTCATTGCGCCGGTAGTCACGCCGCAGAGATGGCACGTGATACTGTCTTTTAATATGAACAAGACCCGATTCTTCTGCTCAACAGAGGAATCGGGTCTTATTATGTCAGGATTTAATCAATCGGTGTAAACGATCGGCTTGAGAATTTATCCGTGACGACTAACGCGAACAACTCATTATCTTGCACGAAAATCCCTTTCGAACCATATACTTTCGGACTGGCTGTCTCGCCCGTGATCGTTTTGTCCTTTCGATCGATCGAATAGAGATAGAGCGCTTCTGAATCGAGTGTGTAGATCCGACCTTGTCGTTCAGCAAGACCAATCGGACGGAACTCGGACTCGAACGATTTCTTCGCATCACTTCGCATCCCACTCGCCGCTTCAATCTTCTCACGTTTGATGACTGACAGATAAGGCGGTTTCTGTTTTTTCTTCAATGCACGTTTTTTCTTTTCCGAGGCGTCAGGATCAATCTTGATCTTATCCTCTTTCATCGCGAAATAAGTCACCTCGACTCGTCCCAGTGCTCGAATATGATTAATCGTATAGAATTCTTTTTTCTTCGCATCATATCCAAGACCATGGAAACTATCCCGTATCGTCGTTCCTTGTACTTTTTCACGTTTTTCTTCGCTCCAGACACCGTCTTTTCGCGTAATCGTGACCAGAATCTGATTCGACGTCAATAACGCGACGGTCTCCCCGTCAACCAGCGTCATACCGTCAAGACCAGCGAGCAACAACTTTCCTTCTTCTAACTGGAAAGATGCGTTGATGCGTTCCCCGGTTCCACTGATTTCAAAGAAACGATAATCGTCTGTGACGACGAGGTACGAACCAATGGAATCATCATATAACATGTGTTGGACATTTTTGATTAACGGCTCTTCCGGGTTCGGAATAGCTGAAGGCGTTTTCGGTGGCACCTGTTTAACGGCTGCCTGATGCTTTGATTGCGTCTCGATTTTCGCGAACGTTTCCTGAATACGTGACAACGTCTCCGGCTTCGAGAAGACGAGCAGTACGCAAAGGATCAACCCCGAAACGACAGCAAAAATCGTTGTATAGACTATATAAGATCGTTTCATTGATGGTACTCGCCTTTCTTTCTCGGTTTCTGATTCAGTGTAGCAGAAGGTCGTTGAAAAAAAAAGCGGACTTGCGACCGAAATGAAGAAACCCCTTCCATGCGCGACAAGCGAATGAAAGGGGCTATGGCTTAGTTTGCCACGATGTTGATTAATTTTTTCGGTACGACGATGACTTTACGAACTGTTTTGTCGCCGATCCATTCTTGTGTCTTTTCATCAGCAAAGGCAAGTGCTTCGATTTCTTCTTTTGTCGCATCGATGTTGATTTCGATTTTCGAGCGAACCTTTCCGTTCACTTGAATGACGAATTCCATCGTATCGCTGACGAGTTTCGATTCATCGAATGTTGGCCATGCCGCATACGTCAATGTTTCTTCAAATCCAAGTTGTTCCCAGAGTTCTTCACCAAGGTGTGGTGCGACTGGCGTTAACAATTGGATGAATCCACGAAG encodes the following:
- a CDS encoding DeoR family transcriptional regulator, translating into MKDSTDRMLTRIKSIYLYIQENGATTTAELVEEFGITSRTVQRDLNVLEYNNLIVSPRRGTWTSSKKQKQAG
- a CDS encoding putative polysaccharide biosynthesis protein — protein: MSTVSNKQSTSSGNSGFVRGTMLLSGASLISRALGLIYLFPFQFMVGATGIMFYTYAYNYYAIMIGLATAGIPVAVSKFVAKYNALGEYDTSERLYRSGLKIMSLTGIVSFLALFFLAPYLAHRAIPGGDVDSAAYVDAVTMTIRGVSFALLLIPPMSMTRGYFQGYQSMGPTAISQILEQIVRIIFLLAGVSIAIYIFDSGAAFAATIATFSAFIGAIGSVAVLIYYFRKRASGLQELRATQTVRSPDRPLTDLYKELLTYAIPIVMVGLSTPLYQVIDQNTMNAALQSIGYTLEAAGNATAYLIADSHKIVLIPVSVATGLSLSATPLLTASFTQGDMRKVRAQISQIYQLVFFVTIPAVVGMILLSEETFHVLFPKDQAAWVYLLSYAPSALFLALYSVTAAVLQGINRQYFTIIATLAGLLAKYLLNAPLIHLTGDGTGAGYATIIGYLVATGLMFFRITQTVKFPFSTVLRRTSLILIISALMGAGVALVKWGMVSFLPETTWASLLILIIGAAVGIVIFAGLSIWSGLAEVVLGRKISLKRGRGHASR
- a CDS encoding SDR family oxidoreductase, with the protein product MNILIIGANGTTGRKMVELIAKQGDHQAIAVVREENQINDLIALGASEVRLGDLTKDVSGVVSNADVVIFAAGAGGASDELTRAVDQEGAIKVIDAAKANGIDRFLMLSSVGTEEPKGELKVYLESKAAADAHLKESGIDYTIVRPGPLSYDDPAGTVETKEHFDSYEDRKVSRDDVAALFVHLIDHPTQSRVFEVLSGPYPIAEALRNQ
- a CDS encoding NAD(P)/FAD-dependent oxidoreductase — protein: MYDVIVIGGGPSGLMATLASLQAGARTLLLDKGNKLGRKLAISGGGRCNVTNRKPLDELVQSIPGNGRFLYSAFSQFNNESIIELFEGFGVALKEEDNGRMFPVSDKAADVVRVLIDQIRAHGAEIQTDAQVATLDFHPDGSFAAVILENGMRLEAKSCIVAVGGQSVPHTGSTGDGYPWAEKAGHTITELFPTEVPILLGDTFIHEKTLQGLSLRDVALTVHGKKDKAIKTHTGDLLFTHFGLSGPIALRCSQYTIKERKRSKETIVHLSIDLFPDESLGALTERFQAALAANPKKTVRNALRGFVPERLLELLFAQIGFGDEVCTQVKKQDWTDFLQKLKRFPLKATGTLDFDKAFVTGGGVSIKEIDPKTMMSKKAERLFFAGEILDIHGYTGGYNITAAFVTGHCAGSHAAEMARDTVF
- a CDS encoding pseudouridine synthase, with translation MRLDKLLSNMGAGSRKEVKLLLKAGAIQVDGEIVRDPKQHVDVETQQVLMYGEPVTYQKYIYLMMNKPPGVISATEDKRDETVIDLLFEDVTYFKPFPVGRLDKDTEGLLLLTNDGAFNHALMSPKKHVEKTYYAEVTGVLTQEDVEAIAAGVTLEDGYQAKPGKLVILSTTETDSTLELTITEGKFHQVKRMMLALGKEVTFLKRRSIGRLELDPALALGDYRELTPDELSLFDWQPE